From Hydractinia symbiolongicarpus strain clone_291-10 chromosome 11, HSymV2.1, whole genome shotgun sequence, the proteins below share one genomic window:
- the LOC130614214 gene encoding 1-aminocyclopropane-1-carboxylate synthase-like protein 1, which yields MFSNRIQRACESNSFLLNALEALRINAYHIEDNPNGIINLGISENKLIYDVVREKISTVDMKHIPEKYSHYCNFCGNDEFRDKLASMFNHYMKPKLAIKRENVFVFNGSDPAIECLGSAFCDENDGFLTPTPYYYAFKSDLRQRTGAVIYPIHLPSKSGESGSYKMTTPDLEIALQEAKQKGVAIKALLISNPYNPLGTIFSLAELEEYAEFCLKHNIHFICDEIYYFSVYDEEVSIKSILSLPNFSKYKDIIHVVWGFSKDFALSGYRCGIVITYNSFLQNAISEVSLYTALPSCAQYILEALISDFDWMDNLAKVNHERLKKALLIVTRTMDDTGVSYIKPSGGLFLWLNFKNHLKSDSEEEEKKLFELFMQHGVYVAPGFAFGSREHGWFRIVFSVGDEQLKLAMKRLKACLTA from the coding sequence ATGTTCTCCAACCGCATCCAGCGAGCATGTGAGAGTAACTCGTTTCTTCTCAACGCACTTGAAGCGCTGAGAATAAATGCGTATCATATTGAAGACAATCCTAATGGAATCATTAATCTTGGAATATCAGAAAACAAACTTATATATGACGTCGTTCGAGAGAAAATCTCTACCGTAGATATGAAACACATTCCGGAAAAATATTCTCACTATTGCAATTTTTGTGGCAATGATGAATTTCGTGACAAGTTGGCAAGCATGTTCAATCATTACATGAAACCCAAGTTAGCAATCAAACGAGAGaatgtatttgtttttaatggCAGTGACCCAGCTATTGAATGTTTAGGGTCTGCATTCTGTGACGAGAATGACGGGTTTTTAACGCCGACGCCGTATTATTATGCTTTCAAGAGCGATCTTCGTCAAAGAACTGGTGCCGTCATTTATCCAATTCATCTGCCAAGCAAAAGCGGTGAAAGTGGTTCATATAAAATGACAACACCAGATTTGGAGATCGCCTTAcaagaagcaaaacaaaaaggaGTGGCCATCAAAGCCTTGTTGATATCAAATCCATACAATCCATTGGGAACAATATTCTCTTTGGCAGAATTAGAAGAGTATGCCGAGTTTTGTCTCAAACACAATATCCACTTTATCTGTGATGAGATATATTATTTCTCCGTTTACGATGAAGAAGTATCAATAAAGAGTATCTTATCCCTGCCAAATTTCTCCAAATACAAAGATATCATTCATGTGGTTTGGGGATTCAGTAAAGATTTTGCATTGTCAGGGTATCGTTGTGGGATAGTTATAACTTACAATTCTTTCCTTCAGAATGCAATCAGCGAAGTGTCTTTATATACAGCTTTACCATCGTGTGCTCAGTACATACTGGAAGCTTTGATCTCTGATTTCGATTGGATGGATAACCTCGCCAAAGTCAATCATGAGAGATTGAAGAAAGCTTTACTTATCGTCACAAGGACAATGGATGACACTGGTGTAAGCTACATAAAACCTTCAGGCGGTTTGTTTTTAtggttaaattttaaaaaccatcTGAAATCAGATTCCgaagaagaagagaaaaagTTATTTGAGTTGTTTATGCAACATGGTGTGTATGTAGCACCTGGATTTGCATTTGGTTCAAGAGAACACGGATGGTTTCGAATTGTATTTTCTGTAGGTGATGAGCAGCTGAAATTAGCCATGAAGAGACTAAAAGCTTGTCTTACAGCATAA